The Acidimicrobiales bacterium genome includes a window with the following:
- the mreB gene encoding rod shape-determining protein MreB, with product MGRDMAVDLGTANTVVYVRGRGIVLNEPSVVAVNVRDGRPLAVGVEAKRMIGRTPAHIQAIRPLKDGVIADFEICEKMLRYFIQKVNNRRWSKPRMVICVPSGITGVEQRAVQEAAEYAGARKPAYIIEEPMAAAIGAGLPVQEPTGNMIVDIGGGTTEVAVISLGGIVGSQSVRVGGD from the coding sequence CGGTGGTGTACGTGCGCGGCCGTGGGATCGTGCTCAACGAGCCGTCCGTCGTCGCCGTCAACGTCCGGGACGGCCGCCCGCTCGCGGTGGGCGTGGAGGCCAAGCGGATGATCGGCCGCACGCCCGCGCACATCCAGGCGATCCGCCCCCTCAAGGACGGCGTCATCGCCGACTTCGAGATCTGCGAGAAGATGCTCCGCTACTTCATCCAGAAGGTGAACAACCGTCGCTGGAGCAAGCCCCGCATGGTCATCTGCGTGCCGTCCGGCATCACCGGCGTCGAGCAGCGAGCCGTGCAGGAAGCCGCCGAGTACGCCGGCGCCCGCAAGCCCGCCTACATCATCGAGGAGCCGATGGCGGCCGCCATCGGCGCCGGGCTGCCGGTGCAGGAGCCGACCGGGAACATGATCGTCGACATCGGTGGGGGCACGACCGAGGTCGCGGTGATCTCCCTGGGCGGCATCGTCGGCAGCCAGTCGGTCCGCGTCGGCGGTGATG